GCcaccatgaaaaaacagttttgttATTACACAAGGCGATCGCAAACTTCAAATCCCGAGAAATTTGCAAGAtagaatttcatttaaaaatggcagCGTCTATCGAATATTAGGAGCTTATTGTTTAACCAGTGCATGTACTTTTTTCAGTACGAATACAATGTTTCTCACCAACGACTGCAAAAGCGGCTCTACCTTTATTTCACGCACAGCATCGAATACGAGTACAAATTCCTATTTTCAGACCACaaataataacaaacaaaTACAAGGAAAATGTTACGATTTTATAAAGCGTAATTCTTTTAcgataaaaaatgcatttcTTCAGTAAGAGAAATGCGGATCAGAGTTGTTTAAggcaaaaatgtattttagAACATAGCTATCCTATATATCATGGAATATACATACacatataaatacatatagatatatatatgtgtgtgtgtcagATGAGAAAACTCAAGTACAACATATAGAAgaaaaaggacgaaaaaaaagccGTGCTTTGCTTTGTTTCAGCAGTGTCAATAAAATACTATCGATGTGGTAACAACTATCGTTTActtcttttgtttttgaacGACAAATTctattttaatgaattttcatatttccaaCTGTTACAAAATGTATGGTCGCAGCAATGGCATTCGGTTTACGGTTTAAGTCTCCGATActcaataaatatattctGTTACTATGTGAACtaaaggaaaaatgaaaaaaaaaaaaaaaactacagaaTTATGAAAAACATGCTCCCTCGTACAAATCAAGACATAACATTTGTAGACTCTGCAAATCTGCGTCAGAACATGGAGCTGTCAAAAGTTGAGCGTCTCAAGAATGAACTTCCAGACTCAATGTACCAGCCGTTCGGGGGATACCGTCCTCCGAGTTTATGCTGCAGACTGTGCGGAGTTACTTTTACTACTCAACATGCTCTTCTGAGACATATCGCTTCGAAACATGAATCAACACCAGGTGATGCTGCCTATTGCGAAATTTGCCTACGATCCTTCAAAACTAAATGGAGTTTGGCTACGCACAACAGCAGATATCATAGGTCGTGAATGAAAtctgtttattgaattttagatATTTAGACGTCCTTTTCAACGTATTTTTACAGCTTCTTAttacactatttttttttgttaagaaTATTGAGTTGAAATCACGTTGTAGTggttaatttcttttttttacttgacgAATCGATAAATACTTTTTAATGGGAATTTGAGGAAAAAGTTTTCCATTCGGGTCTTGTCAGACCTGATAATTGacaattgttcatttttttgcctCATGTaagatatttattttcaacagaattttttttatatgtattTATCAGAACATTTATTGTTCAGCACACGTTACTCGAAAGTTACCGTTTCTTTGATAGGCTTGGGGGCAAAAGGCCAAATTTCAGGGAATTTGGACACTAGAGAAGCAAttattgataagaaatttcaTACGACCAACGATATTTGTAATGAGTGAAATACAGAAATACTCAACCAGGCATAACTtagatttaaataattttatgcTGAAAATACGATTGAACGGTTGtttagaaaattgaaaaaaaaaatatctaaatAAACCTAGACAGAGAAACTTTGTGATCAAGGTATGTAAATGTTGGTAAGTTAGTAATCgagttaaaagttttttaaggaggttgaagcgtatctcatgttaaaactattttccaactttgcacattaaaattttttaaacagaaagcttaagacagtattaaacttctggcgggatatgccgatggttcaccgtcgtgaaattgagatatttattgttgaagtttgcaattttttgaaagcttccataagaccccatgtttaaccttgtcattttcgacaatgaatatctcgattaccaggcggtgaaacctcctcaaatttttcacacataattaagcgctattcaagaagattcacgtaaattttcaattcattattttggaataataaaatctaatgtatttttcgtatgatgtcctatatatatcgcttcaacttccttaatgtgactttttttttattgtgtaTTGACTTGCTTTCATTTAGACAAGCGTACACAAATTCATgactttcaatattatttatgTGACTCGGTGAatgattattaatttaataaaaaataaaactgtttAAAATTCGAGATTCATCGTGAAAACCTTGTATTCtacaattaaattattttattataatattcagTGAAATACAAATGTACTCGCGTTGGATTAGAGCATTCAGTGGGTTCACCCAGAACGACAACAATCCCAAAATGACAAGATATTTCATTTGATCCTTCCATCTTGTGTTGTCgcttatttcaatttcataatatccTCAAGTCGGCAAGGAATGTTGTACTAAAGTCCACCTCGAAGCGCGAGCACCAAATGAAGTACGGAGCCTCCTTGAACTTTGTAATCTTGAGCTGTTTTCTCATCGTTCCTGAGTTAACAAAAAAGGTAACGTaacaaaatcaataacaatttaaaTTTGTAATGCTTAGTTTATAATCGTAATAATGAACacataaaattgttaaaataaaGAACTGAACAATTGTTGCATCTTCACTCAAAATAACTGggagtgataaaaatttctttgatTATCAATAAGTATCAGTATTATCAACTTAAATCTTCGGTTTTGAATAGATTAATAGCttagttattgaaaaatattaaacagTAAATAaagtaacaattttttttgcatttagtAATTATTCGTTTGATGCATAGAAATTAATGActaatcaaaataataatttaaatatttttgaggttatgtttcGTACGTTTTTAGACAATCTAAAATAAAATTAGACATATTTGTATGCTCATAAACTTCGTATGAAGTATATGAATACTGttaattctttaaaaaaaatataatcttGGGGATttctaaaaattatttcatcagCCTTTCCGTtcaattttgatatttatcTCGATCGTAAAAGTGTTTCTACACCAAAATGTTGAGGTTATGTCCAACTAAAACTTCTGACCAGTCATTTTATTCAGACTCGGAAAATCTGTTCAAATTTGCTATGATAAGAATGACGAGGGGaccaaatatttgaaaaattgattgacttACATTTGTTTACCAGAGAAAATTAATCTCTGTTGTTGAGGCGGTATACCCTCCTTTTCTTCGACTCTTTCTTTGATTCTCTCCACTTTGTCTGTTGGCTCAATGTCAATCTCAATCTATGAAAACGTCCAACAAATCGAATGATATAGCAAATTTAATTTTCACATAGTACACATACGAAAAATACCGGCTTGTTCTTGAACTCTCTTTCGACATCACGATACTTGCCTCTTTTCCCGTCAGcgtctgaaaaatgaaataaaccaACGAATCATTTTGATAATTCACTTAAATGCTCAACATTTAAATTTACAGAGGTAACTGTCTAAATTCGTTACCTTTACTTTGATCaacatttttgtacaatttttggTTAATGTTTGGACTAATTGCACACCGACGACGAGCT
The window above is part of the Venturia canescens isolate UGA chromosome 5, ASM1945775v1, whole genome shotgun sequence genome. Proteins encoded here:
- the Nedd8 gene encoding NEDD8 encodes the protein MLIKVKTLTGKEIEIDIEPTDKVERIKERVEEKEGIPPQQQRLIFSGKQMNDEKTAQDYKVQGGSVLHLVLALRGGL